A genomic window from Betta splendens chromosome 17, fBetSpl5.4, whole genome shotgun sequence includes:
- the mettl17 gene encoding methyltransferase-like protein 17, mitochondrial: MSARSYGACVLCRRTSVMNTVFRRMSAAAHPRSQADFLKGKKHRNHPGVTNLKTLTLPEELQTAAQSIIQRAEMTRLPERTRTLTNFLWSRKRPVEDVPLRKKALSLEKQLWEKALEKRGDIDEQMLEERIRKKVLTELKKTTYHWTPMKYDEELGVVYMAARLAGGYAAVRRAINEIKKSNPAFAPQSLLDFGSGLGTVAWASHSCWGDTLKEMVCVDSSAPMNILAERLLKGDNERAEAHIKHVYFRQFLPLSPKVQFDLVFAAFTLSELPSAKEREEAVVTLWRKTNAYLVLVENGTKEGHQMLMEARDTLLQKQEKVVHDSRPALVFAPCSHDLMCPKFTHEPVIPCNFQQAYKPLPLSGHNDHRTEKFSYLIMTRTEPAQPKTEGVDWARLIAPVQRRARHVHCRMCCSDGQLQHVVVTARKHSRDMYRCARSSDWGDQLPLVNKAEDDVQSDSE, translated from the exons ATGTCTGCACGAAGCTACGGTGCCTGTGTCCTCTGTCGTAGGACGTCTGTTATGAATACGGTGTTCAGG AGAATGAGTGCGGCTGCACACCCGCGGTCTCAGGCAGATTTCCTGAAagggaaaaaacacaggaatcATCCAGGCGTGACCAACCTGAAAACTCTGACACTACCTGAGGAActccaaacagctgcacagTCCATTATTCAAA GAGCGGAGATGACTAGACTGCCTGAACGCACTCGCACCCTCACAAACTTCCTGTGGAGCAGAAAACGCCCAGTGGAAGATGTGCCTCTAAGGAAAAAAGCTTTGAGTCTGGAGAAACAACTTTGGGAGAAAGCTCTAGAGAAGAGAGGAG ATATAGATGAACAAATGCTGGAAGAACGCATCAGGAAAAAAGTATTAACAGAGCTTAAAAAGACAACGTATCACTGGACCCCAATGAA GTATGATGAAGAGTTGGGTGTGGTGTACATGGCAGCTCGGCTGGCTGGGGGCTACGCAGCAGTGAGGAGAGCTATAAATGAG ATTAAGAAGAGCAATCCCGCGTTTGCCCCTCAGTCTCTCCTGGATTTTGGGTCAGGGCTTGGAACTGTGGCGTG GGCATCGCACTCATGCTGGGGCGACACTTTGAAGGAGATGGTGTGTGTAGACAGCTCTGCCCCGATGAACATTCTAGCAGAACGGCTTCTTAAAG GTGATAATGAAAGAGCTGAGGCTCACATTAAACATGTCTACTTCAGACAGTTCCTCCCTTTGTCTCCTAAG GTGCAGTTCGACCTGGTCTTTGCAGCCTTCACCTTGTCTGAGCTGCCCAGTGCAAAGGAGCGTGAAGAGGCAGTGGTTACACTGTGGAGGAAGACGAACGCTTATCTG GTGCTTGTGGAAAATGGGACCAAAGAAGGCCACCAGATGCTTATGGAGGCCAGGGACACATTGTTACAG aAACAAGAGAAGGTCGTCCACGACTCTAGACCAGCTTTAGTGTTTGCTCCG TGCTCCCATGACCTGATGTGTCCTAAATTTACCCACGAGCCAGTCATACCCTGCAACTTCCAACAGGCGTACAAACCTCTGCCTCTTTCTGGG CATAATGACCATCGAACGGAGAAGTTCAGCTACCTGATTATGACTCGCACAGAACCAGCTCAGCCAAAAACAGAAGGCGTGGACTGGGCCAGGCTGATCGCTCCAGTGCAGCGCAGAGCGAGGCATGTTCACTGCCGCATGTGTTGCTCCGATGGGCAGCTACAACATGTGGTGGTGACAGCGAGAAAGCACAGCAG AGACATGTACCGCTGTGCTCGGAGCAGTGACTGGGGAGATCAACTGCCACTTGTTAACAAGGCGGAGGATGACGTCCAGAGTGATTCAGAGTGA
- the parp2 gene encoding poly [ADP-ribose] polymerase 2 isoform X1, whose product MRRTRSSRNKSQTAPESEEAPSKTVWQWKGDDGRWQPYPPSACDLLNSAVSAGTACITLPLGSGAAYTVDLKKMLQINSVTKYERKIRSHIVKQESLSDSSESATHNGRLVQVKEEDEETEEQPAKRRRGQSKSQPKTDKTAKQEIKNEEVVKTVVMKGKAPLDSECKAKLGKAHVYCEGNDVYDVMLNQTNLQFNNNKYYLIQLLEDDSSKTYSVWMRWGRVGKVGQNNLTAYGGDLMKAKDVFKKKFFDKTKNEWEHRANFEKVAGKYDMVFMDYSTNEKEENLTTVDSAPKKKPSKLDEKIQSLLELICDLKAMEECVLEMKFDTRKAPLGKLTSEQIRAGYIALKRIEACLKKKGSNRELLEACNQFYTRIPHDFGLKTPPIIRTEEELKEKIALLEALSDIEIAVKMVQSNAGSDEHPLDTQYRSLQCKLEPLKSTSTEFKVIEKYLQSTHAPTHSDYTMTVLDIFSVDRDGERNNFLSQIHNRTLLWHGSRLSNYVGILSQGLRVAPPEAPVTGYMFGKGIYFADMSSKSANYCFTNQNNNIGLLLLCEVALGDCNELLDADYDANNLPSGKHSTKGLGQTGPDPKNSVTLGDVTVPMGPGVKTGVGRNSSYSLLYNEYIVYNPAQTRMRYLLRVQFNYSSLW is encoded by the exons ATGAGGCGAACAAGAAGTTCAAGAAATAAAAGCCAGACCGCACCAGAGTCCGAAGAAGCCCCTTCAAAAACAG tgtggcAGTGGAAGGGGGACGATGGGCGATGGCAGCCGTACCCGCCTTCAGCCTGTGACCTGTTGAACTCGGCGGTGTCTGCGGGAACGGCCTGCATCACGTTGCCTCTGGGCTCCGGGGCGGCCTACACCGTCGACCTGAAGAAGATGCTCCAGATCAATTCTGTCACCAAGTACGAAAGGAAGATTCGTTCTCACATAGTAAAACAAG AAAGCTTGAGTGACAGCAGTGAGTCAGCCACTCACAATGGAAGACTGGTTCAAGTtaaagaggaagatgaggagacagaggagcagcctgcTAAGAGGAGGAGAGGTCAAAGCAAGAGTCAGCCGAAAACAGACAAAACGGccaaacaagaaataaaaaatgaag AGGTGGTGAAGACAGTGGTCATGAAGGGAAAAGCTCCGTTGGATTCTGAATGCAAAGCCAAACTTGGAAAG GCTCATGTTTACTGTGAAGGAAATGATGTTTATGACGTGATGTTAAACCAG ACAAATCTTCAgtttaacaacaacaaatactACCTGATCCAACTGCTGGAAGACGACAGCTCCAAGACGTATAGTGTGTGGATGAGATGGGGCAGAG TTGGCAAAGTGGGTCAAAACAACCTTACAGCCTATGGTGGAGACCTGATGAAAGCCAAAGATGTCTTCAAGAAAAA ATTCTTTGACAAAACCAAGAACGAGTGGGAACACCGGGCAAATTTTGAAAAAGTAGCTGGGAAATATGACATGGTGTTCATGGACTACAGCACAAATGAAAAG GAGGAGAACCTGACCACAGTTGATAGTGCACCCAAAAAGAAGCCATCCAAGCTGGATGAGAAGATCCAGTCCCTCCTAGAGCTTATCTGTGACCTCAAAGCCATGGAGGAGTGTGTCCTCGAGATGAAGTTCGACACTCGGAAAGCTCCTCTTG GCAAGCTGACTTCGGAGCAGATACGTGCAGGCTACATTGCACTGAAGAGAATCGAGGCGTGTTTAAAGAAGAAGGGCAGCAAtcgtgagctgctggaggcctgcAACCAATTCTACACCCGCATCCCACACGACTTTGG GTTAAAAACGCCCCCAATTATCCGCACAGAGGAAGAGCTGAAGGAAAAGATTGCTTTGTTGGAG gcATTAAGTGACATCGAGATTGCAGTGAAAATGGTTCAGTCTAATGCAGGCAGTGATGAACACCCTCTGGACACACAGTACCGCTCCCTCCAGTGCAAACTGGAGCCTCTAAAATCCACCAGCACTGAGTTCAAG GTGATAGAGAAGTATCTGCAGTCCACTCACGCCCCCACCCATAGTGACTACACCATGACCGTCCTTGACATCTTTTCAGTGGACAGAGATGGGGAGAGAAACAATTTCCTCTCACAGATACACAACAG GACTCTGCTGTGGCATGGTTCCCGTCTGTCTAACTATGTTGGGATCCTCAGCCAGGGACTCAGAGTGGCTCCACCTGAAGCTCCGGTCACTGGCTACATG TTTGGTAAAGGCATCTACTTTGCTGACATGTCATCAAAAAGTGCCAACTACTGCTTTACCAATCAGAATAATAATATTGGCCTGCTGTTATTGTGCGAG GTCGCTCTGGGAGACTGTAAcgagctgctggatgctgaCTACGACGCCAACAACCTGCCTTCTGGGAAACACAGCACCAAGGGCCTGGGGCAGACTGGACCCGACCCCAAAAACTCAGTGACTCT GGGTGATGTCACAGTGCCAATGGGGCCTGGGGTGAAGACAGGTGTGGGTAGAAATTCCAGTTACTCACTCCTCTATAACGAGTACATAGTTTACAACCCCGCCCAGACGCGCATGAGGTACCTGCTGCGGGTCCAGTTCAACTACTCCTCACTGTGGTGA
- the parp2 gene encoding poly [ADP-ribose] polymerase 2 isoform X2: protein MSSVWQWKGDDGRWQPYPPSACDLLNSAVSAGTACITLPLGSGAAYTVDLKKMLQINSVTKYERKIRSHIVKQESLSDSSESATHNGRLVQVKEEDEETEEQPAKRRRGQSKSQPKTDKTAKQEIKNEEVVKTVVMKGKAPLDSECKAKLGKAHVYCEGNDVYDVMLNQTNLQFNNNKYYLIQLLEDDSSKTYSVWMRWGRVGKVGQNNLTAYGGDLMKAKDVFKKKFFDKTKNEWEHRANFEKVAGKYDMVFMDYSTNEKEENLTTVDSAPKKKPSKLDEKIQSLLELICDLKAMEECVLEMKFDTRKAPLGKLTSEQIRAGYIALKRIEACLKKKGSNRELLEACNQFYTRIPHDFGLKTPPIIRTEEELKEKIALLEALSDIEIAVKMVQSNAGSDEHPLDTQYRSLQCKLEPLKSTSTEFKVIEKYLQSTHAPTHSDYTMTVLDIFSVDRDGERNNFLSQIHNRTLLWHGSRLSNYVGILSQGLRVAPPEAPVTGYMFGKGIYFADMSSKSANYCFTNQNNNIGLLLLCEVALGDCNELLDADYDANNLPSGKHSTKGLGQTGPDPKNSVTLGDVTVPMGPGVKTGVGRNSSYSLLYNEYIVYNPAQTRMRYLLRVQFNYSSLW from the exons ATGAGTTCAG tgtggcAGTGGAAGGGGGACGATGGGCGATGGCAGCCGTACCCGCCTTCAGCCTGTGACCTGTTGAACTCGGCGGTGTCTGCGGGAACGGCCTGCATCACGTTGCCTCTGGGCTCCGGGGCGGCCTACACCGTCGACCTGAAGAAGATGCTCCAGATCAATTCTGTCACCAAGTACGAAAGGAAGATTCGTTCTCACATAGTAAAACAAG AAAGCTTGAGTGACAGCAGTGAGTCAGCCACTCACAATGGAAGACTGGTTCAAGTtaaagaggaagatgaggagacagaggagcagcctgcTAAGAGGAGGAGAGGTCAAAGCAAGAGTCAGCCGAAAACAGACAAAACGGccaaacaagaaataaaaaatgaag AGGTGGTGAAGACAGTGGTCATGAAGGGAAAAGCTCCGTTGGATTCTGAATGCAAAGCCAAACTTGGAAAG GCTCATGTTTACTGTGAAGGAAATGATGTTTATGACGTGATGTTAAACCAG ACAAATCTTCAgtttaacaacaacaaatactACCTGATCCAACTGCTGGAAGACGACAGCTCCAAGACGTATAGTGTGTGGATGAGATGGGGCAGAG TTGGCAAAGTGGGTCAAAACAACCTTACAGCCTATGGTGGAGACCTGATGAAAGCCAAAGATGTCTTCAAGAAAAA ATTCTTTGACAAAACCAAGAACGAGTGGGAACACCGGGCAAATTTTGAAAAAGTAGCTGGGAAATATGACATGGTGTTCATGGACTACAGCACAAATGAAAAG GAGGAGAACCTGACCACAGTTGATAGTGCACCCAAAAAGAAGCCATCCAAGCTGGATGAGAAGATCCAGTCCCTCCTAGAGCTTATCTGTGACCTCAAAGCCATGGAGGAGTGTGTCCTCGAGATGAAGTTCGACACTCGGAAAGCTCCTCTTG GCAAGCTGACTTCGGAGCAGATACGTGCAGGCTACATTGCACTGAAGAGAATCGAGGCGTGTTTAAAGAAGAAGGGCAGCAAtcgtgagctgctggaggcctgcAACCAATTCTACACCCGCATCCCACACGACTTTGG GTTAAAAACGCCCCCAATTATCCGCACAGAGGAAGAGCTGAAGGAAAAGATTGCTTTGTTGGAG gcATTAAGTGACATCGAGATTGCAGTGAAAATGGTTCAGTCTAATGCAGGCAGTGATGAACACCCTCTGGACACACAGTACCGCTCCCTCCAGTGCAAACTGGAGCCTCTAAAATCCACCAGCACTGAGTTCAAG GTGATAGAGAAGTATCTGCAGTCCACTCACGCCCCCACCCATAGTGACTACACCATGACCGTCCTTGACATCTTTTCAGTGGACAGAGATGGGGAGAGAAACAATTTCCTCTCACAGATACACAACAG GACTCTGCTGTGGCATGGTTCCCGTCTGTCTAACTATGTTGGGATCCTCAGCCAGGGACTCAGAGTGGCTCCACCTGAAGCTCCGGTCACTGGCTACATG TTTGGTAAAGGCATCTACTTTGCTGACATGTCATCAAAAAGTGCCAACTACTGCTTTACCAATCAGAATAATAATATTGGCCTGCTGTTATTGTGCGAG GTCGCTCTGGGAGACTGTAAcgagctgctggatgctgaCTACGACGCCAACAACCTGCCTTCTGGGAAACACAGCACCAAGGGCCTGGGGCAGACTGGACCCGACCCCAAAAACTCAGTGACTCT GGGTGATGTCACAGTGCCAATGGGGCCTGGGGTGAAGACAGGTGTGGGTAGAAATTCCAGTTACTCACTCCTCTATAACGAGTACATAGTTTACAACCCCGCCCAGACGCGCATGAGGTACCTGCTGCGGGTCCAGTTCAACTACTCCTCACTGTGGTGA
- the si:ch211-284o19.8 gene encoding protein lifeguard 1: MSDTALDVATHEATPDPGCDSFSPPTTPPPPSYDEQQLPPHFEAPPMYPEPQTEEKCHPDTADESFANIDTEAPTDMTETAPSPFEDKTVRRAFVRKVFSILTLQLLFTFSVVCVFTFSSVVKEAVQDDIWVYVSSFIIFLVVATSLSFCTSFSRRHPWNLVALALVTISLSYMVGTVASFHDTASVIIAMGATVAISMAIIAFSAQTRYDFTICYGIALVLAVDMIMFGFFSIFYYSVVTEIVYGCLGALLYSLFLMIDCQMIMGRKSLSLNPEDYVTAALKIYLDIILIFLYLMGRR, encoded by the exons ATGTCGGATACAGCACTCGATGTCGCAACCCACGAGGCAACACCCGATCCTGGTTGTGATTCGTTCTCACCCCCCACAACGCCGCCACCACCCTCCTACgatgagcagcagctcccaccACACTTTGAAGCCCCACCGATGTACCCTGAGCCCCAAACTGAGGAAAAGTGTCATCCTGACACCGCTGACGAGTCATTTGCCAACATAGACACAGAAGCTCCAACAGACATGACTGAGACGGCCCCGTCTCCTTTTGAAGACAAAACCGTCAGGAGAGCCTTTGTTAGAAAG GTCTTCAGCATCCTCACCCTCCAGCTGCTCTTCACCTTCAGTGTGGTGTGCGTGTTCACCTTCTCCAGCGTGGTCAAGGAGGCGGTGCAGGACGACATCTGGGTCTACGtcagctccttcatcatctTCTTAGTGGTCGCCACCAGCCTCAGCTTCTGCACGTCCTTCAGTCGCCGTCACCCCTGGAACCTCGTGGCACTG GCTCTGGTCACAATCAGCTTGTCATACATGGTGGGAACTGTTGCCTCCTTCCATGACACCGCATCTGTGATCATCGCTATGGGAGCAACGGTGGCCATTTCTATGGCAATCATCGCTTTCTCAGCACAG ACTCGTTATGACTTCACCATATGTTACGGCATTGcactggttctggctgtggacATGATCATGTTTGGATTCTTCTCCATCTTCTACTATTCTGTCGTCACGGAGATCGTCTATGGATGTCTAGGAGCACTACTCTATTCGCTA TTCCTGATGATCGACTGTCAGATGATTATGGGCAGGAAGAGCTTGAGTCTGAATCCTGAGGATTACGTCACCGCTGCTCTCAAAATCTACCTGGACATAATTCTCATCTTTCTCTACCTAATggggaggaggtga
- the zgc:66427 gene encoding E3 ubiquitin-protein ligase ZNRF1 — translation MGTRASRLQDEPVPSAFGKDGAKRDSYRRPRCARPTSLMVDFSGSFEDTEANRSRSEEGSDSDLGQHGASADGSPADLHGLAPGIGQASPAGDDNSDGKPDEDGGLSPSAAVDAERQAGEETGRTPHRTFSERLPGSRHSSARSVGARSARVRGAHQRPVSEAWIGLYRVNNRHANIRCPFCSKPFPGGRIEDHLLSCLTSPPLPYNTDVLSKDSGECSICLEDLVQGETIARLACLCVYHKSCIDSWSKVKPCCPEHPFN, via the exons ATGGGGACGAGGGCGAGCCGCCTTCAGGACGAGCCGGTGCCCTCGGCGTTCGGCAAAGACGGCGCCAAGCGGGACTCGTATCGGCGGCCCCGCTGCGCCAGGCCCACCAGCCTCATGGTCGACTTCTCGGGGAGCTTCGAGGACACGGAGGCCAACCGGAGCCGCTCCGAGGAGGGCAGCGACTCGGACCTGGGGCAGCACGGCGCGAGCGCCGACGGCAGCCCCGCCGACCTCCACGGCCTCGCCCCCGGCATCGGCCAGGCGTCCCCCGCGGGCGACGACAACAGCGACGGGAAGCCCGACGAGGACGGCGGCCTGAGCCCCTCGGCCGCCGTCGACGCGGAGCGCCAGGCGGGAGAGGAGACGGGCCGCACGCCGCACCGCACCTTCTCCGAGCGACTGCCCGGGAGTCGGCACTCGTCGGCGCGCAGCGTCGGCGCGAGGTCCGCGCGGGTCCGCGGCGCGCACCAGCGCCCGGTGTCCGAAGCGTGGATCGGCCTCTACCGCGTCAACAACCGCCACGCCA ATATCCGCTGTCCTTTCTGCTCGAAGCCTTTTCCCGGGGGCCGGattgaggatcacctgttgagCTGCCTCACGTCCCCTCCGCTGCCATACAACA CGGACGTGCTCAGCAAAGACAGCGGCGAGTGCTCCATCTGTTTGGAAGACCTGGTGCAGGGGGAGACCATCGCCAGGCTGGCCTGCCTCTGCGTCTACCATAAGAG CTGCATTGATTCCTGGTCCAAGGTGAAGCCCTGCTGCCCTGAACATCCCTTTAACTGA